In Variovorax paradoxus, a single genomic region encodes these proteins:
- the flhD gene encoding flagellar transcriptional regulator FlhD, with product MDVKSEMEIDVENCNLSANGVISKEIGEINLAYMLLAQKLVKQDRAEAMFRLGVGRELADLLANMSLSQIVKLAASNFLLCSFRLDDRPMFAVVGEGKEPALQQAHMSILMAARQAQSQGASPSQMREPGAAAA from the coding sequence GTGGACGTGAAATCGGAAATGGAAATAGACGTGGAAAATTGCAATCTCAGTGCAAACGGTGTGATTTCGAAAGAAATCGGCGAGATTAATCTGGCCTATATGCTGCTTGCCCAGAAGCTGGTCAAACAAGACCGGGCAGAGGCCATGTTTCGCCTCGGAGTGGGGCGCGAGCTTGCTGATTTGCTGGCGAACATGTCGCTCAGCCAGATCGTCAAGCTGGCGGCATCCAACTTCCTGTTGTGCAGCTTCCGGCTCGACGACCGCCCGATGTTCGCGGTGGTCGGCGAGGGCAAGGAGCCCGCGCTGCAGCAGGCGCACATGTCGATCCTGATGGCCGCGCGACAGGCGCAGTCGCAAGGGGCTTCGCCATCGCAGATGCGCGAGCCTGGAGCGGCTGCCGCATGA
- the fliS gene encoding flagellar export chaperone FliS → MYTSHNMRTGAGAYARVGVETSVMSASPHQLIVMLFDGAKTAIGMARHHMAAGEIEAKGKAISKAIGIVDNGLKAGLDAQAAGEAGAELVSNLSALYDYVVQRLFRANLHNDVQALDEADRLLENVASAWREIDDRVRG, encoded by the coding sequence ATGTACACGTCCCACAACATGCGCACCGGCGCCGGCGCCTATGCGCGCGTCGGCGTGGAAACGAGCGTGATGAGCGCGTCGCCGCACCAGCTCATCGTCATGCTTTTCGATGGCGCCAAGACCGCCATCGGCATGGCCAGGCATCACATGGCGGCCGGCGAGATCGAAGCCAAGGGCAAAGCGATCTCGAAGGCCATCGGCATCGTGGACAACGGCCTGAAGGCCGGACTCGATGCACAGGCAGCCGGCGAGGCCGGTGCCGAACTCGTGAGCAACCTGTCGGCGCTTTACGACTATGTCGTGCAGCGTCTGTTCCGGGCCAACCTGCACAACGACGTGCAGGCCCTGGACGAGGCCGACCGGCTGCTGGAGAACGTCGCTTCCGCCTGGCGGGAAATCGATGACCGGGTTCGCGGCTGA
- the motB gene encoding flagellar motor protein MotB, which translates to MSEGKPQIIIKHVHKGGGGGHHGGGWKIAYADFMTAMMAFFLVMWLLSISSPKQREGIAEHFRMPLRVAMHGGDKASLSNSMIPGGGADVMHVEGEVKQADAEEEADATRLAEMKKKLDELIEKSPVFQQFRSQILIDITTEGLRLQIVDTENRPMFELASARVVPHMRAILRELAPALNGLPNKLTLSGHTDAIVYNNDRSYGNWELSADRANASRRELVVGGLTEGKVLRVIGLADSMHLDRAEPRNPINRRISIILLNRRTQERIERENSSDGGSMRVGKLTPAGAAPKAAAALPAQTPAPVAVTAPVATEAPAATTE; encoded by the coding sequence ATGAGCGAAGGCAAGCCCCAGATCATCATCAAGCACGTCCACAAGGGCGGGGGCGGCGGCCACCATGGCGGCGGCTGGAAGATCGCGTATGCCGACTTCATGACGGCCATGATGGCCTTCTTCCTGGTCATGTGGCTGCTTTCCATTTCGAGCCCGAAGCAGCGCGAAGGCATTGCCGAGCACTTTCGCATGCCGCTGCGCGTGGCGATGCATGGCGGCGACAAGGCCAGCCTGAGCAACAGCATGATCCCCGGCGGCGGCGCCGACGTGATGCACGTCGAGGGCGAGGTCAAGCAGGCCGATGCCGAGGAAGAAGCCGACGCGACCCGGCTGGCCGAGATGAAGAAAAAGCTCGACGAGCTGATCGAGAAGAGCCCGGTGTTCCAGCAGTTCCGCTCGCAGATCCTCATCGACATCACCACCGAAGGCCTGCGCCTGCAGATCGTGGACACCGAGAACCGCCCGATGTTCGAGCTGGCCAGCGCCCGCGTGGTGCCGCACATGCGCGCCATCCTGCGCGAACTGGCCCCGGCGCTCAACGGCCTGCCCAACAAGCTCACGCTGTCGGGGCACACCGACGCCATCGTCTACAACAACGACCGCTCGTACGGCAACTGGGAGCTGTCGGCCGACCGCGCCAACGCCTCGCGCCGCGAGCTGGTGGTCGGCGGCTTGACGGAGGGCAAGGTGCTGCGCGTCATCGGGCTGGCCGACAGCATGCACCTGGACCGGGCGGAGCCGCGCAACCCCATCAACCGGCGCATCAGCATCATCCTGCTCAACCGCCGTACCCAGGAGCGCATCGAGCGCGAGAACAGCAGCGACGGCGGCAGCATGCGCGTCGGCAAGCTGACTCCCGCAGGCGCGGCGCCCAAGGCTGCCGCGGCATTGCCAGCGCAAACGCCCGCGCCAGTGGCAGTGACGGCGCCGGTGGCGACGGAAGCACCGGCTGCGACGACGGAATAA
- a CDS encoding flagellar hook-length control protein FliK encodes MSALAGLVDALLAARLTPRLDVLGIKPETTIGAPGPAIAVGKVANDVRLPSNAALDRQISAAGSGGSAHASSGAGPSAATQLSLAARVIGAVLADLQAEPGPVRGAAPLSAGRQPASAQALAGTLAQTVSASGLFYESHLAEFAAGGRTLAQMAQEPQAKWSVPLAAARPAAAVAVAQAVPADLPDMAPAVATAVAAPATSVAAAAQLPASMPGGVVPNAPATAAAPDAKPDPNASAPSGMSDASGVADGAPSTDAARVQAAYRQPEAVSADAMQAHRASQAEAARQSDSPVAAPASRGASGAEVIHPQAVMIVHQQLDLLASANFRWSGQAWPDVPMSWSIEEEQRQSDARGGADAEDEATRRWSTTVSLVLPRLGEVDLRLSLTGANVQAHLSARQADTMERLRGDTGRLTQRFEAAGLQLQQLQVTAKAYA; translated from the coding sequence ATGAGTGCACTTGCCGGACTTGTCGATGCGTTGCTCGCCGCGCGGCTGACGCCGCGACTGGACGTGCTCGGCATCAAGCCCGAGACCACCATCGGTGCTCCGGGCCCGGCCATTGCGGTCGGCAAGGTCGCGAACGACGTTCGGCTGCCATCCAACGCGGCGCTCGACCGGCAGATTTCGGCCGCGGGCTCTGGCGGATCGGCGCATGCCTCTTCGGGGGCGGGGCCTTCGGCCGCGACGCAGTTGTCGCTGGCGGCGCGCGTGATCGGTGCGGTGCTGGCGGATCTGCAGGCGGAGCCGGGGCCGGTGCGCGGTGCCGCGCCGTTGTCGGCCGGCCGGCAGCCGGCGAGTGCCCAGGCACTGGCCGGCACGCTGGCGCAGACGGTGTCCGCCAGCGGGCTCTTCTATGAATCGCATCTGGCGGAGTTCGCCGCGGGCGGCCGCACATTGGCCCAGATGGCGCAGGAGCCGCAGGCGAAGTGGTCGGTGCCGCTTGCGGCTGCGAGACCGGCGGCTGCGGTTGCCGTGGCGCAGGCCGTGCCGGCAGACCTGCCCGACATGGCGCCTGCGGTTGCGACGGCTGTCGCCGCACCGGCCACATCGGTTGCTGCGGCTGCACAGCTGCCTGCGTCCATGCCTGGGGGCGTGGTGCCGAATGCGCCCGCCACGGCGGCGGCGCCTGATGCCAAGCCAGATCCAAATGCTTCCGCACCGTCTGGTATGAGCGACGCTTCCGGCGTGGCCGACGGGGCGCCTTCCACCGACGCCGCGCGCGTGCAGGCAGCCTATCGTCAGCCCGAAGCCGTGAGCGCCGATGCCATGCAGGCGCATCGCGCGAGCCAGGCCGAGGCTGCGCGCCAGTCCGACAGCCCGGTGGCCGCGCCCGCTTCGCGCGGCGCGAGCGGCGCCGAAGTGATCCATCCGCAGGCCGTGATGATCGTGCACCAGCAGCTCGACCTGCTGGCCAGCGCCAATTTCCGCTGGAGCGGCCAGGCCTGGCCCGACGTGCCGATGTCGTGGTCCATCGAGGAAGAACAACGGCAGTCCGACGCACGCGGCGGCGCCGATGCGGAAGACGAAGCCACGCGCCGCTGGTCGACCACCGTGTCGCTGGTGCTGCCGCGCCTGGGCGAAGTCGACCTGCGCCTGAGCCTGACCGGCGCCAACGTGCAGGCGCACCTGTCCGCTCGCCAGGCCGACACCATGGAACGCCTGCGCGGCGACACCGGCCGGCTGACCCAACGCTTCGAGGCCGCCGGCCTGCAGCTGCAGCAGCTGCAGGTCACGGCGAAGGCCTATGCATGA
- a CDS encoding EscU/YscU/HrcU family type III secretion system export apparatus switch protein, producing the protein MNSALDNRNSAVALSYADKTKAPVVVAKGYGLVAESIMREARENGLYVHASADLVKLLMQVNLDQQIPPQLYRAVAEVMAWIYGLEGQGESHAGHQLKT; encoded by the coding sequence ATGAACAGCGCGCTGGACAACCGGAACAGCGCGGTCGCGCTGTCGTATGCGGACAAGACCAAGGCGCCCGTCGTCGTGGCCAAGGGCTATGGCCTGGTGGCCGAATCGATCATGCGAGAGGCGCGCGAGAACGGGCTGTATGTGCACGCGTCCGCCGACCTCGTGAAGCTCCTGATGCAGGTCAACCTGGACCAGCAGATCCCGCCGCAGCTGTACCGCGCGGTTGCCGAAGTGATGGCATGGATCTATGGCTTGGAAGGCCAAGGGGAGTCACATGCTGGACACCAATTGAAAACCTAA
- the motA gene encoding flagellar motor stator protein MotA, protein MLVLVGYLVVIGAVFGGYALMGGHFGVLFQPVELLMIGGSALGAFIAGNNGKTIKATIKELPLLLRSSKHNRQLYMDLLALLYELLAKARKEGMMKLETDVEDPGSSEIFQRYPNIMAHEGITVFLCDYLRLVISGNTDAHEIEALMDHEIETIRHEAEVPGHSLSRVADALPALGIVAAVMGVVHALASADLPPSEMGALIAHAMVGTFLGVLLAYGFVSPLATLIEQKVEEGMKIYQCAKVTLLASLNGYAPQLAVEFGRKVLFSTERPSFTELDDHVREVKAR, encoded by the coding sequence GTGCTGGTTCTGGTTGGATATCTCGTGGTGATCGGTGCCGTGTTCGGGGGCTACGCCCTCATGGGCGGGCACTTCGGCGTCCTGTTCCAGCCAGTGGAGTTGCTCATGATCGGCGGCTCCGCGCTGGGTGCCTTCATTGCCGGCAACAACGGCAAGACCATCAAGGCGACCATCAAGGAGCTGCCGCTGCTGCTGCGCTCCTCCAAGCACAACCGCCAGCTCTACATGGACCTGCTGGCGCTGCTGTACGAGCTGCTCGCCAAGGCCCGCAAGGAGGGCATGATGAAGCTGGAGACCGACGTCGAGGACCCCGGCTCGAGCGAGATCTTCCAGCGCTACCCGAACATCATGGCGCACGAAGGCATCACCGTCTTCCTGTGCGACTACCTGCGCCTGGTCATCAGCGGGAACACCGACGCGCACGAGATCGAGGCGCTCATGGACCACGAGATCGAGACCATCCGCCACGAGGCCGAAGTGCCGGGCCACAGCCTCTCGCGCGTGGCCGACGCGCTGCCGGCGCTGGGCATCGTCGCCGCCGTGATGGGCGTGGTGCACGCGCTCGCCTCGGCCGACCTGCCGCCTTCGGAGATGGGTGCGCTCATTGCCCACGCGATGGTGGGCACCTTCCTGGGCGTGCTGCTGGCATACGGCTTCGTGTCGCCGCTGGCCACGTTGATCGAACAGAAGGTGGAAGAGGGCATGAAGATCTACCAGTGCGCCAAGGTCACGCTGCTGGCCAGCCTGAACGGCTATGCGCCGCAGCTGGCGGTGGAGTTCGGCCGCAAGGTGCTGTTCTCGACCGAGCGCCCGTCGTTCACCGAGCTGGACGACCACGTCCGCGAGGTCAAGGCGCGCTGA
- a CDS encoding flagellar protein FliT, protein MLELARDKDWGRLPDLEARCSAIVDRLKIIEPTATLDVVEVERVLHLLDRIRVEQTEVSNLIKPQLDELIGRMGYLNQQKNLGKAYGLTH, encoded by the coding sequence ATGCTGGAGCTCGCACGCGACAAGGATTGGGGTCGCCTGCCCGACCTCGAGGCCCGCTGCTCGGCCATCGTCGACCGGCTCAAGATCATCGAGCCCACCGCGACGCTGGACGTGGTGGAGGTCGAGCGCGTGCTGCATCTGCTCGACCGCATCCGCGTGGAACAGACCGAGGTGTCGAACCTGATCAAGCCGCAGCTCGACGAGCTCATCGGCCGCATGGGTTATCTCAACCAGCAGAAGAATCTGGGCAAGGCCTACGGGCTGACGCACTGA
- the fliD gene encoding flagellar filament capping protein FliD, whose protein sequence is MATISSLGVGANLDLATLLTQLQTAESQPLVALQAKAKSYTSKLSAYGTIQSALGTLQAAAKKLGDPTLFQSVTGTPTVSGILSASSTDVSSAGNYTIDVGQLAQAQTLVSAGQADSKTAIGSGKITIDFGAISGGTLNATTGQYTGATFTADSSQPAKSITIDSSNNTLEGIRDAINGAKAGVTAAIVNDGSGTPNRLVLTSSATGEKSSMRISVDGDAALQGLLSNDPAGSQNLKQTAAAQNAKLNVNGIDVVSATNTVKDAIQGTTLTLVGTGKTGLAMKENSAGVKTAITDFVKAYNSLQSTAKTLTAYDADTKTAAALVGDSTLRNLQTRIRQALTTPQAGGANDMKVLTEIGVAFQKDGTLAVDSDKLDKALAANLKGVANLFSSATGSTGGYGKQIDAIVTDLNTNALKVASDGVTSTIKKLDDQYDAMQVRVDATVDRYRKQFNQLDVLINNLNNTKNYLTQQFEAMSGSSSK, encoded by the coding sequence ATGGCAACCATCAGCAGTCTTGGCGTCGGCGCCAATCTAGACCTTGCCACCTTGCTCACGCAGCTGCAGACCGCCGAAAGCCAGCCTCTGGTGGCGCTACAGGCCAAGGCCAAGAGCTACACGAGCAAGCTGTCGGCCTACGGCACGATCCAGAGCGCGCTCGGCACGCTGCAGGCGGCCGCCAAGAAGCTGGGCGACCCGACGCTGTTCCAGAGCGTGACCGGCACGCCCACGGTCAGCGGCATTCTTTCCGCCTCTTCCACCGACGTGAGCTCGGCCGGCAACTACACCATCGACGTGGGTCAGCTCGCACAGGCGCAGACCCTGGTCAGCGCAGGCCAGGCCGATTCGAAGACCGCCATCGGCAGCGGCAAGATCACCATCGACTTCGGCGCCATCTCGGGCGGCACGCTCAACGCCACCACCGGCCAGTACACCGGCGCCACCTTCACCGCGGATTCGAGCCAGCCCGCCAAGTCGATCACCATCGATTCGAGCAACAACACGCTGGAAGGCATTCGCGACGCCATCAACGGCGCCAAGGCGGGCGTGACGGCCGCGATCGTGAACGACGGCAGCGGCACGCCCAATCGCCTGGTGCTGACCTCTTCGGCGACCGGCGAGAAGTCGAGCATGCGCATTTCGGTGGACGGCGACGCCGCGCTGCAGGGCCTGCTGAGCAACGACCCGGCCGGCAGCCAGAACCTGAAGCAGACGGCGGCGGCGCAGAACGCCAAGCTCAACGTCAACGGCATCGATGTCGTCAGCGCGACCAACACCGTGAAGGACGCGATCCAGGGCACCACGCTGACGCTGGTGGGCACCGGCAAGACCGGCCTGGCGATGAAGGAGAACTCGGCCGGCGTGAAGACGGCGATCACCGATTTCGTGAAGGCCTACAACAGCCTGCAGAGCACCGCCAAGACGCTGACCGCATACGACGCCGACACCAAGACCGCCGCCGCGCTGGTGGGCGACAGCACGCTGCGCAACCTGCAGACGCGCATCCGCCAGGCGCTCACCACGCCGCAGGCCGGTGGTGCGAACGACATGAAGGTGCTCACCGAGATCGGCGTGGCCTTCCAGAAGGACGGCACCCTGGCCGTGGACTCCGACAAGCTCGACAAGGCCCTGGCCGCCAACCTGAAGGGCGTGGCCAACCTGTTCTCGAGCGCCACCGGCAGCACGGGCGGCTACGGCAAGCAGATCGACGCGATCGTGACCGACCTGAACACCAATGCCCTGAAGGTGGCCAGCGACGGCGTGACCTCGACGATCAAGAAGCTCGACGACCAGTACGACGCGATGCAAGTGCGCGTGGACGCCACCGTCGACCGTTACCGCAAGCAGTTCAACCAGCTCGACGTGTTGATCAACAACCTGAACAACACCAAGAACTACCTCACGCAGCAGTTCGAAGCGATGTCGGGCAGCAGCAGCAAGTAA
- the flhC gene encoding flagellar transcriptional regulator FlhC has product MTRKSVLGEVREVQLAVELIGLGARLQFLEAAVALSRERLIRLYKELKGVSPPKGLLPFSTDWYMTWLANIHSSMFYNIYRFMLDEADESELPALIKAYRLYTEQVGSQGGEVVLDFTRAETMVRFFDSDMLQLSTCCRCGGHFVAHAHDNKNGYVCVLCRPPSRAGKARKPKVAEVRRGGLISVGPVLDIGGAV; this is encoded by the coding sequence ATGACCCGCAAAAGCGTCCTGGGCGAAGTCAGAGAGGTGCAGCTCGCGGTCGAGCTGATCGGGCTCGGTGCCCGCTTGCAGTTCCTGGAGGCTGCCGTCGCATTGAGCCGGGAACGCTTGATCCGCCTGTACAAGGAACTCAAGGGTGTCTCGCCGCCCAAGGGCCTGCTGCCGTTCTCTACCGACTGGTACATGACGTGGCTGGCCAACATTCACTCGTCGATGTTCTACAACATCTACCGTTTCATGCTCGACGAGGCGGACGAGAGCGAGCTGCCCGCGCTCATCAAGGCCTATCGGCTCTACACCGAGCAAGTCGGCTCGCAAGGCGGCGAGGTGGTGCTCGACTTCACCCGCGCCGAGACGATGGTGCGCTTCTTCGACAGCGACATGCTGCAGCTGAGCACCTGCTGCCGCTGCGGCGGCCACTTCGTGGCGCATGCGCACGACAACAAGAATGGTTATGTGTGTGTTCTGTGCCGTCCGCCTTCGCGCGCGGGCAAGGCACGCAAGCCCAAGGTCGCCGAGGTGCGGCGGGGCGGATTGATCTCCGTGGGACCGGTGCTGGACATCGGGGGCGCGGTCTAG
- a CDS encoding flagellar protein FlaG: protein MPATPVKENQWTQLLVGGSGARDAAAGAATELKDDAKDDATPVQVEQAVRQVNEALALREVGLKFEVDKDTDKVIIKVVDRASGEVIRQIPNEEVVRIAKLMSDGKGLLVDHAA from the coding sequence ATGCCGGCGACTCCCGTGAAGGAAAACCAGTGGACGCAGCTGCTCGTCGGCGGGTCCGGTGCACGCGACGCGGCCGCCGGTGCGGCAACCGAACTGAAGGACGACGCGAAGGACGACGCAACGCCGGTTCAGGTCGAGCAGGCGGTGCGCCAGGTGAACGAGGCGCTGGCGCTGCGCGAGGTCGGCCTGAAGTTCGAGGTCGACAAGGACACCGACAAAGTGATCATCAAGGTGGTGGACCGCGCCAGCGGCGAGGTCATCCGCCAGATTCCCAATGAAGAAGTCGTGCGCATCGCGAAGCTGATGAGCGACGGCAAGGGCCTGCTGGTGGACCACGCGGCCTGA